In the genome of Croceimicrobium hydrocarbonivorans, one region contains:
- a CDS encoding TlpA family protein disulfide reductase, with protein sequence MKFSALFLLLTFSYPIIAQEIPLELEANYISQFGLESDLVSFVPLFKLSKNQINNQEQSADIKQLPKGIKTENTAYGFLYFTGLKHSSFPREICFLIEGYQDSVATIYLDRNGNLDFSDDGKAISYKNKETFSLANENHQKAILYYEIGRSQISPNNESALKSRYQSKYPKSEIIGPRFWLTAKRLNLRLSQNSLEGKAISILLLDNSADGCFRMETHSQGDRILILEGTFQGNQDFSSLLRQAQVLDPNAVFSLYSQAYYLKSFSPDGRQISLAKTSTKPEPVFIEGEDISDFSIQLLDGSSANVGSFLKDGKPLIIDVGGTWCGGCLKQEPEIKKIYASTKVEVIGVFEHDNQQSVEVYRKSHDLPWTLALADAKFRKHFNITLFPSYILVSPEGKIISVVNNARDIYSSLSL encoded by the coding sequence TTTGGAGAGTGACCTAGTCAGTTTTGTCCCCCTTTTTAAACTATCCAAAAATCAAATCAACAATCAGGAGCAAAGTGCTGATATTAAGCAACTCCCAAAGGGCATCAAGACCGAAAACACTGCCTATGGTTTTCTTTATTTCACCGGTCTAAAGCATTCTTCTTTTCCCAGAGAAATCTGTTTTCTGATTGAAGGCTATCAAGACTCAGTCGCCACTATTTACCTAGACCGAAATGGCAATTTAGATTTTAGTGATGATGGCAAGGCTATCTCCTATAAAAACAAGGAGACGTTTAGCCTGGCTAATGAAAATCATCAAAAGGCAATTCTTTACTATGAAATTGGCCGAAGTCAAATTTCCCCCAACAATGAATCCGCGCTCAAGTCTCGGTATCAATCCAAATATCCTAAAAGTGAAATCATAGGTCCAAGATTTTGGCTTACCGCCAAACGACTAAATCTACGACTGAGTCAGAATAGCTTGGAGGGGAAAGCCATCAGTATTTTACTTCTGGATAATTCGGCCGACGGTTGCTTTAGGATGGAAACGCATTCCCAAGGAGATCGCATTCTAATTTTAGAGGGAACATTTCAAGGTAATCAAGACTTTAGTTCCTTACTAAGACAAGCTCAGGTATTGGACCCCAATGCTGTTTTCAGTCTCTACAGCCAAGCATATTACTTAAAGAGTTTTAGTCCGGATGGCAGACAAATTTCCTTAGCCAAAACCAGCACTAAACCTGAGCCGGTTTTCATTGAAGGTGAAGATATATCTGACTTTTCAATTCAGCTTTTAGATGGCAGCAGTGCTAATGTGGGAAGTTTCCTAAAAGATGGGAAACCTCTAATTATTGATGTAGGTGGCACCTGGTGTGGGGGCTGCCTCAAGCAAGAACCAGAGATCAAAAAGATTTACGCCAGCACCAAAGTGGAAGTCATCGGAGTATTCGAGCACGACAATCAACAGAGTGTAGAGGTCTATCGCAAAAGCCATGATTTGCCCTGGACTTTAGCTTTAGCTGATGCTAAATTTCGGAAGCATTTCAATATCACTCTCTTTCCAAGCTATATTCTGGTTTCTCCAGAAGGAAAGATTATCAGCGTAGTCAATAATGCCAGGGACATATATTCTTCTTTAAGCCTTTAA